Proteins from a single region of Segatella copri:
- a CDS encoding PD-(D/E)XK nuclease family transposase gives MEISEKNRKFALRYQLSHYFAMGKYINPFTDWGFKRLFGQEFSKDLLISFLNDLLVDEMHIRDVTFKDKEQLADSKDLRGCIFDIYCETDNGNHFIVEMQNRWVPFLSIAPSIMPARLLSGSVKKQ, from the coding sequence TTGGAGATTTCTGAGAAAAATCGTAAATTTGCCCTCAGATATCAATTATCTCACTATTTTGCCATGGGTAAATATATTAACCCCTTCACCGATTGGGGCTTCAAACGCCTCTTCGGACAAGAATTCAGCAAGGACTTGCTGATTAGTTTCTTGAATGACTTGTTGGTTGACGAAATGCATATCAGGGATGTCACCTTCAAGGATAAAGAGCAACTGGCAGATTCAAAAGATTTGCGTGGTTGCATCTTTGATATTTATTGTGAAACCGATAATGGAAATCATTTCATTGTCGAGATGCAGAACAGATGGGTGCCATTTTTATCAATCGCTCCATCTATTATGCCAGCAAGGCTATTGTCGGGCAGCGTAAAAAAACAATAG
- a CDS encoding FtsK/SpoIIIE family DNA translocase — translation MAKKRTEKKTKTFSEAIGLQYIFNNTITDFFIGLALVVIAVVIIIAMISFLNTGANDQSLLENLKPGEWTNTEKQFQNYCGSWGAIVSYWLIAINFGFPAFMLPFFVIMVGLQMMHAYKLNLWKWFFCMIVVMLWMSVTFAKFIAPIMPSLIFNPGGKHGLFVVQNLENIMGPPGLTAILFFVAVAFLTYLTTETITVIRKALNPIGYISNKVKFEITNHGKNRKDTEAIDEAYANAAYGAGTEDEKEEYKEEEPAKVIDLNLDPDQTFANPDIPSTSVEPEADRQEATGTESDTEKDETIAIANGTQNKNMSLIARQREFRTKRAEQEALEKQAAEAAAASEHIGMDISVATADEKATGNTLSNAEVLNTPINPKEPFTRYKYPVLNLLKKYEDDGVSIDEEEQRANKNRIIEVLGNFGVQIKTIRATVGPTITLYEIQPAEGVRISKIKNLEDDIALSLAALGIRIIAPIPGKGTIGIEVPNAKANIVSMESTLNSKKFQETKMELPIALGKTITNEVFMVDLAKIPHLLVAGATGQGKSVGLNAIITSLLYKKHPNELKLVLIDPKKVEFSVYSRIANKFMAAVPDEEEPIITDVTKVVRTLNSLCVLMDSRYDLLKKAGARNIKEYNQKYINHKLKLTDGHEYMPYIVVIIDEFGDLIMTAGKEVELPIARIAQLARAVGIHMIIATQRPTTSIITGNIKANFPGRIAFKVTSAIDSKTILDRTGANQLIGRGDMLYLCGNEPVRVQCAFVDTPEIERINEYICEQPGPIEPMELPEPANDEGSAGGSGSISARELDPFFEEAAHAIVLSQQGSTSMIQRRFSIGYNRAGRLMDQMEAAGIVGAAQGSKPREVLIQDENQLNNLLMALRNS, via the coding sequence ATGGCTAAAAAAAGAACTGAAAAAAAGACCAAAACCTTTAGCGAAGCTATTGGTTTACAGTATATTTTCAACAATACTATCACCGACTTTTTCATAGGATTAGCCTTGGTAGTCATTGCTGTGGTTATCATCATCGCTATGATCTCCTTTCTCAACACAGGAGCCAATGACCAGAGTTTGCTCGAAAATCTTAAGCCGGGCGAATGGACCAACACGGAAAAACAGTTTCAGAACTACTGCGGATCCTGGGGAGCCATTGTATCCTATTGGCTCATTGCCATCAATTTCGGATTTCCAGCCTTCATGCTCCCATTCTTTGTTATTATGGTAGGATTGCAGATGATGCATGCCTACAAGCTGAACCTGTGGAAATGGTTCTTCTGCATGATTGTGGTCATGCTATGGATGTCGGTAACCTTTGCCAAGTTCATCGCACCTATCATGCCAAGCCTCATATTCAATCCGGGCGGAAAGCACGGACTCTTTGTCGTGCAGAATCTAGAGAACATCATGGGTCCTCCAGGACTTACGGCCATTCTTTTCTTCGTGGCGGTAGCATTCCTCACCTATCTCACCACTGAAACCATTACGGTAATCAGAAAAGCACTCAACCCTATCGGTTATATATCAAATAAGGTGAAATTTGAGATTACTAACCATGGAAAGAACAGGAAAGATACGGAAGCTATCGACGAGGCATACGCCAACGCAGCATATGGTGCTGGCACAGAGGATGAGAAAGAAGAATATAAGGAAGAAGAACCTGCCAAAGTCATCGACCTGAATCTGGATCCGGACCAGACTTTCGCAAACCCAGACATACCTTCTACGTCTGTTGAGCCAGAGGCAGACAGACAGGAAGCTACAGGAACAGAAAGTGATACAGAAAAAGATGAAACCATCGCTATAGCCAACGGCACGCAGAACAAGAATATGTCACTCATTGCACGTCAGCGCGAATTCCGTACAAAACGGGCTGAACAGGAAGCATTGGAAAAGCAAGCTGCCGAGGCTGCTGCAGCTTCTGAGCATATAGGTATGGACATCTCTGTAGCCACAGCCGACGAGAAGGCTACAGGCAACACCTTGAGCAATGCAGAAGTACTGAATACTCCGATCAATCCGAAGGAGCCGTTCACCAGATATAAATATCCGGTACTCAACCTTCTGAAGAAGTATGAGGATGACGGCGTATCCATCGATGAGGAAGAGCAGCGCGCCAACAAAAACCGCATCATCGAGGTGCTGGGCAACTTTGGCGTACAGATCAAAACCATCCGTGCTACGGTTGGTCCTACCATCACACTCTACGAAATCCAGCCTGCAGAAGGCGTACGTATCTCTAAGATCAAGAATCTGGAAGATGACATCGCCTTGAGTCTGGCAGCTCTCGGCATCCGTATCATCGCTCCTATCCCAGGTAAGGGAACCATCGGTATTGAGGTACCTAACGCAAAGGCGAACATCGTTAGTATGGAAAGTACTTTAAACTCAAAGAAATTCCAAGAAACCAAGATGGAGTTACCTATCGCTTTGGGTAAGACCATTACCAACGAAGTGTTTATGGTTGATTTGGCAAAGATTCCTCACCTGCTTGTTGCGGGTGCTACCGGACAGGGTAAATCTGTAGGTTTGAATGCCATCATCACCTCTTTATTATACAAGAAACATCCAAACGAACTCAAACTGGTTCTCATCGACCCTAAGAAGGTAGAGTTCAGCGTCTACTCCCGTATTGCCAATAAGTTTATGGCTGCGGTTCCTGACGAGGAAGAACCTATCATAACCGATGTAACCAAGGTGGTTAGAACCCTGAACAGTCTGTGTGTACTGATGGATAGCCGTTACGACTTGCTCAAAAAGGCAGGAGCCCGTAACATAAAAGAATACAACCAGAAGTATATCAACCACAAGTTGAAGTTGACTGATGGACATGAGTATATGCCATACATCGTGGTGATTATAGATGAGTTCGGTGATCTGATCATGACAGCCGGCAAGGAAGTAGAACTTCCTATCGCCCGTATCGCCCAGCTGGCACGTGCCGTGGGTATCCACATGATTATTGCCACCCAGCGTCCTACAACCAGCATCATCACGGGTAATATCAAGGCTAACTTCCCTGGCCGTATCGCCTTTAAGGTTACATCTGCCATCGACTCAAAGACCATTCTTGACCGTACAGGAGCCAACCAGCTGATTGGTCGTGGTGATATGCTCTATCTCTGCGGCAACGAACCTGTACGTGTACAGTGCGCCTTTGTTGATACACCTGAAATCGAGCGCATCAACGAGTATATCTGCGAACAGCCTGGTCCTATCGAACCTATGGAGTTGCCAGAACCAGCTAATGATGAAGGAAGCGCAGGTGGAAGCGGCAGCATCAGTGCCCGCGAACTGGATCCGTTCTTCGAAGAGGCAGCCCATGCGATTGTTCTTTCGCAGCAGGGTTCTACCAGCATGATCCAGCGCCGGTTCAGTATCGGCTATAACCGTGCAGGACGACTGATGGACCAGATGGAAGCTGCAGGCATTGTAGGTGCAGCACAGGGCAGCAAGCCTCGTGAGGTACTGATACAGGATGAAAACCAGCTTAATAATCTGTTAATGGCACTTCGAAACTCTTAA
- a CDS encoding class I SAM-dependent rRNA methyltransferase, whose amino-acid sequence MYKSVYLKKGKEESLKRFHPWIFSGAIQAMDEDIEEGDIVRVFTRSGEFIAIGHYQIGSIAVRVLSFRDIEIDEEYWCARLDSAYKMRLALGIAGNSSNTTYRLVHGEGDNLPGLVIDCYGPTAVMQAHSVGMHVCRMEIAKALKKVMGEALENIYYKSETTLPYKADLRQENGFILGGDADDVAVENGLKFHIDWLRGQKTGFFVDQRENRSLLEHYAKGKSVLNMFCYTGGFSVYAMRGEAKAVHSVDSSAKAIELTNENIALNFPGDARHEAFCEDAFKYLDEHDQQYDLIVLDPPAFAKHRAALRNALKGYTRLNVKGLQRIKKGGILFTFSCSQVVTKDQFRNAVFTAAAQAGRKVRILHQLHQPADHPINIYHPEGEYLKGLVLYVE is encoded by the coding sequence ATGTATAAAAGCGTATATTTAAAGAAAGGTAAGGAAGAATCGCTCAAGCGTTTTCATCCATGGATCTTCTCGGGTGCTATCCAGGCAATGGATGAGGACATAGAGGAGGGCGACATTGTGAGAGTGTTTACCCGTAGTGGTGAATTCATTGCTATAGGTCATTATCAGATCGGTTCTATCGCTGTACGTGTTCTTTCTTTTAGAGATATTGAGATTGATGAGGAGTACTGGTGTGCCAGATTGGATTCGGCATATAAAATGAGACTCGCTTTGGGTATTGCCGGTAATTCATCCAATACTACTTATCGCTTGGTTCATGGTGAGGGTGATAACTTGCCGGGACTTGTTATCGACTGCTATGGTCCTACTGCTGTCATGCAGGCTCACAGTGTGGGTATGCATGTTTGCCGCATGGAGATAGCCAAAGCCTTGAAGAAGGTGATGGGCGAAGCACTGGAGAATATCTACTATAAGAGTGAGACAACCTTACCATATAAGGCTGACCTCAGACAGGAAAATGGCTTTATACTGGGAGGTGATGCTGACGATGTTGCTGTAGAGAATGGACTGAAATTCCATATCGACTGGTTGCGTGGTCAGAAAACGGGTTTCTTCGTAGATCAGCGTGAGAACCGTTCGCTTCTCGAGCATTATGCCAAGGGTAAGAGCGTGCTCAACATGTTCTGCTATACCGGCGGTTTTTCTGTTTATGCGATGAGAGGCGAGGCTAAGGCTGTTCACTCCGTAGACAGCAGTGCCAAGGCGATAGAATTGACCAATGAGAATATTGCGCTCAATTTCCCTGGAGATGCACGCCATGAGGCATTCTGCGAAGATGCCTTCAAGTATCTTGATGAACATGACCAGCAGTATGATCTGATTGTTCTTGATCCTCCTGCTTTTGCCAAGCACCGTGCGGCTTTGCGCAATGCGTTGAAGGGCTATACCCGCCTGAACGTAAAGGGCTTGCAGCGTATTAAGAAGGGCGGCATCCTTTTTACCTTCAGTTGCTCTCAGGTGGTTACGAAGGATCAGTTCCGCAATGCTGTGTTTACTGCTGCAGCGCAGGCTGGAAGAAAGGTTCGCATCTTGCACCAGTTGCACCAGCCTGCCGACCATCCTATCAATATTTATCATCCTGAAGGTGAATATTTGAAGGGATTGGTTCTCTATGTAGAATAA
- a CDS encoding Fur family transcriptional regulator, translating to MKQTEAYQRLVEKGIRPSLQRIAIMDWLIKHPTHPTIEDVYKGLADSIPTLSKTTVYNTLRMLSEHNAAQMITIDEHRVCYDGNIKSHVHFYCRNCGKVIDFFGEPAPTVEPGKEIEGNIVLEEQLYYRGICAECAKKGVKSPLTETVH from the coding sequence ATGAAGCAGACAGAAGCCTATCAAAGACTCGTGGAAAAAGGTATCCGACCATCACTCCAGCGCATTGCCATTATGGATTGGCTCATCAAGCATCCCACTCATCCAACTATCGAGGATGTGTACAAAGGATTAGCCGACAGCATTCCAACATTGAGCAAGACAACTGTTTACAACACACTCAGAATGTTGAGTGAGCACAATGCAGCTCAGATGATCACAATCGATGAACATCGCGTATGTTATGATGGAAATATTAAAAGCCACGTTCACTTCTATTGCAGGAATTGTGGCAAGGTAATTGACTTTTTCGGCGAACCTGCTCCAACAGTGGAACCAGGAAAGGAAATTGAAGGAAACATCGTATTGGAAGAACAGCTCTACTACAGAGGAATCTGTGCAGAATGCGCTAAAAAAGGCGTAAAGTCACCTCTCACAGAGACTGTTCACTAA
- a CDS encoding 3'-5' exonuclease, which produces MKIIFTSFDKAAITNLPRVLFPGKIVVVDKPEDTETAVNDLLSHYILGVDTETRPSFKRGQAYHVSLLQVSTHDTCYLFRLHHTGMTPAIIRLLEDTTVPKVGLSWHDDLLQLHKRAAFKAGYFIELQDVAKNFGIADMSLQKLYANLFHQKISKAQRLSNWEASDLKESQALYAATDAWCCINLYEEFKRLSATGDYELDELRA; this is translated from the coding sequence ATGAAGATTATTTTCACTAGTTTCGACAAGGCGGCAATCACGAATTTGCCAAGAGTTTTGTTTCCTGGCAAAATCGTAGTCGTTGACAAGCCTGAAGATACAGAAACGGCTGTTAATGACCTACTTAGCCATTATATACTGGGTGTGGATACAGAAACGCGTCCATCATTCAAGCGTGGTCAGGCTTACCATGTTTCGTTGTTGCAGGTGAGTACACATGATACTTGTTATCTCTTCCGCCTGCATCATACGGGCATGACTCCTGCCATCATTCGCTTGCTCGAAGATACCACCGTGCCAAAAGTAGGACTTTCCTGGCACGATGACTTGCTGCAGCTCCATAAGCGAGCTGCTTTTAAGGCTGGCTACTTTATCGAGTTGCAGGATGTTGCAAAGAACTTTGGTATCGCAGACATGAGTCTGCAGAAACTGTATGCTAACCTGTTTCACCAGAAAATCAGCAAGGCGCAACGGTTGAGCAATTGGGAGGCTAGCGATTTGAAGGAATCGCAGGCTCTCTATGCAGCTACAGATGCCTGGTGCTGCATTAATCTGTATGAGGAATTCAAGCGTTTGTCCGCTACAGGCGATTACGAGCTCGATGAACTCAGGGCATGA
- the dnaB gene encoding replicative DNA helicase has protein sequence MAENNKNKNKVQIDPTYAHLQPQAVNVEQAVLGALMIDSDAFSVVSELLKPDTFYDPRHKRIYQAIQVMNMEERPVDIMTLADQLAKTGELDKVGGAQYLMDISAGMASAAHVESHARILAQKYMQRQLIHYAGDIETMAYEEGVDVDELMQKAEGELFQLSQNNMKQDYTQIDPVVKEAVAILQRAAQNSGGLTGIPTGYRGLDDMTSGWQPSDLVIIAGRPAMGKTSFALSIAKNVAVDYDVPIGFFSLEMNNVQLVNRLISNVCEISGKKILNGQLEQPEWERLDKKLRKLTGAPIYIDDTPGLSVFELRTKARRLVREKGVKLLMIDYLQLMNANGMKFGSRQEEVSTISRSLKGIAKELNIPVLALSQLSRNVENREGLEGKRPQLSDLRESGAIEQDADMVLFVHRPEYYHIYQDEKGNDLHGMAQIIIAKHRKGSVGDVLLNFRGEFTRFQDPQDAAAAPVEEGGEIVGSRMNGGGQDGSPLPPPPAENLPF, from the coding sequence ATGGCGGAGAATAATAAAAATAAGAATAAGGTACAGATAGATCCAACCTACGCCCATTTGCAGCCGCAGGCTGTGAATGTGGAGCAGGCGGTACTGGGTGCCTTGATGATAGATTCTGATGCTTTTTCGGTGGTGTCGGAGTTGCTCAAGCCGGATACTTTTTATGACCCGCGTCATAAGAGAATATATCAGGCTATCCAGGTGATGAACATGGAGGAACGGCCTGTGGACATCATGACTCTTGCCGATCAGTTAGCCAAGACTGGCGAACTGGATAAGGTGGGAGGAGCACAATATCTCATGGATATTTCTGCAGGCATGGCTTCGGCTGCCCATGTAGAGTCGCATGCCCGTATCCTGGCGCAGAAATATATGCAGCGCCAGCTGATTCATTATGCCGGCGACATCGAGACGATGGCGTATGAAGAAGGTGTGGATGTGGATGAACTGATGCAGAAAGCTGAAGGTGAACTCTTCCAGCTTTCGCAGAACAATATGAAGCAGGATTATACACAGATTGATCCGGTTGTAAAGGAGGCCGTTGCCATCTTGCAGCGCGCTGCTCAGAACTCGGGTGGTCTTACCGGTATTCCTACAGGTTATCGTGGGTTGGATGATATGACATCAGGTTGGCAACCGTCCGACCTTGTGATTATCGCCGGTCGTCCTGCCATGGGTAAGACTTCCTTTGCATTGAGTATTGCCAAGAATGTGGCGGTAGATTATGATGTGCCTATCGGATTCTTCTCTCTGGAAATGAATAACGTTCAGTTGGTGAACCGACTCATCTCGAATGTTTGCGAGATTTCGGGTAAAAAAATACTGAACGGACAATTGGAACAGCCAGAATGGGAACGGTTGGATAAAAAACTGAGAAAACTTACAGGTGCACCTATTTATATTGATGATACGCCTGGTCTTTCTGTTTTCGAACTCCGTACCAAGGCGCGCCGACTGGTAAGGGAAAAGGGTGTTAAACTGTTGATGATTGACTATCTCCAGCTGATGAATGCCAATGGTATGAAGTTTGGCAGCCGTCAGGAGGAGGTATCTACCATCTCCCGTTCGCTCAAAGGTATTGCCAAAGAGCTGAATATTCCTGTGCTTGCTCTTTCGCAGCTCTCCCGTAATGTAGAGAACCGTGAGGGTTTGGAAGGAAAGCGACCTCAGTTGAGTGACCTCCGTGAATCCGGTGCCATCGAGCAGGATGCCGATATGGTTCTTTTCGTTCACCGCCCGGAATATTATCACATCTATCAGGATGAAAAGGGTAATGACCTTCATGGTATGGCACAGATTATCATTGCCAAGCACCGTAAGGGCTCTGTTGGAGATGTTCTCCTGAACTTCCGTGGAGAATTTACCCGATTCCAGGATCCGCAGGATGCTGCAGCAGCACCTGTCGAAGAAGGTGGTGAGATTGTAGGCTCTAGGATGAATGGCGGAGGGCAGGATGGTAGTCCGCTACCACCGCCGCCTGCAGAGAATCTGCCTTTCTAA
- a CDS encoding LolA-like putative outer membrane lipoprotein chaperone yields MKKILALAFVAMMSIGAMAQTAQQVLDKTAAVIGNKGGASANFKMSSSKYGSASGSIAIKGNKFNARTPQAIVWFNGKTQWTYLKKTNEVNVSNPTQAQQMSMNPYTFINIYKTGYKSTLNTAGSNYVVHLVADNQKRSVAEMYITINKKTHIPSVVKMRQGNTWSTITVSNFRAKSVSNSTFNFNSKECPGAEVIDLR; encoded by the coding sequence ATGAAAAAGATTTTAGCATTGGCTTTCGTTGCAATGATGAGCATCGGAGCCATGGCGCAGACTGCGCAACAGGTACTTGATAAGACCGCTGCCGTTATTGGCAACAAAGGTGGAGCTAGCGCCAACTTCAAGATGAGCAGTTCTAAGTATGGATCAGCAAGCGGCAGTATTGCCATCAAAGGCAACAAGTTTAACGCCCGTACCCCGCAAGCCATCGTCTGGTTCAACGGCAAGACCCAGTGGACTTATCTAAAGAAAACCAACGAGGTGAATGTCAGCAACCCTACACAGGCTCAGCAGATGTCCATGAACCCTTATACCTTTATTAATATATATAAGACAGGTTATAAGTCAACGCTCAATACAGCAGGCAGTAACTATGTAGTACATCTCGTTGCCGATAACCAGAAACGTTCTGTAGCCGAAATGTATATCACCATCAACAAAAAGACACATATTCCATCAGTTGTCAAGATGCGACAGGGCAATACCTGGAGTACCATCACGGTAAGTAACTTCAGAGCCAAGAGTGTTTCTAACAGCACATTCAATTTCAACAGCAAGGAATGTCCAGGAGCTGAAGTCATCGACCTGAGATAA
- a CDS encoding ABC transporter substrate-binding protein codes for MNKFKTFTALMLLLAIGFAGCGKSEAERHRLSKKEKARLDSLDRAALKIAVMPTMDCLPIFLACDDSIFEQQGVDVHLRRYTAQMDCDTAIERKRVEGAVTDLIRAHHIEKRGTALTYPISTNLYWQFITNKRSRISELKQLSDKMVAMTRYSATDYLATLAIDSGKPKYDAYKVQINDLNIRLRMLLNNEMDAMLLPEPQATKARLEQHVKLFDSRDKNLQLGVVAFRKKILSEPRRKDQVAKFIKAYNIAVDSINSRGVQHYASIITKYTGADAKTISNLPKLKYEHAMEPRRRDLAVAQK; via the coding sequence ATGAATAAGTTCAAAACGTTTACAGCCTTGATGCTCTTGCTGGCTATAGGATTTGCAGGATGTGGCAAGTCGGAAGCAGAACGTCATCGCTTGAGCAAGAAGGAAAAGGCTAGATTGGATAGCCTAGACCGTGCTGCGCTGAAGATTGCGGTGATGCCAACAATGGACTGCCTGCCAATCTTTCTGGCATGTGATGACAGTATCTTCGAGCAGCAAGGTGTAGACGTACATTTGCGTAGATATACTGCACAAATGGATTGTGATACTGCTATCGAGCGCAAGCGCGTAGAGGGAGCCGTGACCGATCTGATTCGTGCACATCATATAGAGAAACGGGGTACTGCTTTGACGTACCCTATTTCTACCAATCTCTATTGGCAGTTTATCACCAATAAGCGTTCGCGTATATCCGAACTGAAACAACTGTCAGATAAGATGGTGGCAATGACCCGCTACTCTGCAACTGATTATCTGGCTACTTTAGCAATCGATAGCGGTAAGCCTAAATATGATGCTTATAAGGTTCAAATCAACGATTTGAACATCCGTCTGCGTATGTTGCTTAACAACGAGATGGATGCCATGTTGCTGCCAGAACCTCAAGCTACCAAAGCCCGACTTGAACAGCATGTAAAACTCTTTGACAGCAGAGATAAGAACTTGCAGTTAGGTGTTGTTGCTTTCCGCAAGAAAATACTTTCAGAGCCGCGCCGTAAAGACCAAGTTGCCAAGTTTATCAAGGCGTATAATATTGCTGTTGATAGCATAAACAGTCGTGGGGTACAGCATTATGCAAGTATCATCACAAAATATACGGGTGCCGATGCTAAAACCATCAGTAATCTTCCAAAACTTAAATATGAACATGCTATGGAACCAAGACGTCGTGACCTGGCTGTAGCACAAAAATAA
- a CDS encoding NADH peroxidase, which yields MKKKFICTVCGYIYEGTEAPEKCPICKAPASKFKEMEDAVDDDMTFATVHVLGQAFKDGVNEDVIKGLKDHFNGECGEVGMYLAMARQADREGYPEIAEAYKRYAYEEADHASRFAELLGEVLGDTKSNLEARIAAEKGACEDKFRIAKLAKEQGSDAIHDTVHEMAKDEARHCAGFAGLYKRYFK from the coding sequence ATGAAGAAAAAGTTTATTTGCACCGTTTGCGGTTACATTTACGAAGGTACAGAAGCACCAGAGAAGTGCCCTATCTGCAAGGCTCCAGCCAGCAAGTTCAAAGAGATGGAAGATGCAGTAGATGACGATATGACATTTGCTACCGTTCACGTTCTCGGTCAGGCATTTAAAGATGGCGTTAATGAAGACGTTATCAAGGGTTTGAAGGACCATTTCAATGGTGAGTGTGGCGAGGTAGGTATGTATCTTGCTATGGCACGTCAGGCAGATCGTGAAGGCTATCCTGAAATTGCAGAGGCTTACAAACGTTATGCCTATGAGGAGGCAGATCACGCTTCTCGTTTTGCAGAACTTCTCGGTGAGGTTTTGGGTGATACCAAGAGCAATCTCGAGGCTCGTATTGCAGCAGAGAAGGGTGCTTGTGAGGATAAGTTCCGCATTGCCAAGCTTGCTAAGGAGCAGGGTTCAGATGCTATCCACGATACCGTTCATGAGATGGCTAAGGATGAAGCCCGCCACTGTGCAGGTTTTGCAGGTCTCTACAAGAGATACTTCAAGTAA